The genomic interval GGGCGCTTCGGGATTATTAGAAACGGTAATTGTGATTGAATCTGCGAACAGAAACATGCTTTTTGAATCAAAAGGTTTTGATGAGAGTGGTGTTAGCGAATCAATAAATGTGATTGAAAAAAATGAAGAAAAGGATATTGATTATTTTTTAAAAACGGCTTCTGGATTTGGAGGTTGTAATACGGCGGTTGTTTTTGAGAAGATAAAATGAAATGGAAAATAACGAAACTAAATTTATAATTTATAATCATCCAAGCGGAAATGTTCGGGTTGATGTCTTTGTACAAGATGAAACAGTTTGGCTCACACAAAAAGGTATGAGTGAATTGTTTGATACGACAACACAAAATATTACAACGCATTTAAAAAACATTTTTGGATCAGGTGAATTAGAGGAAAATTCAACTTGTAAAGAAATTTTACAAGTTCAACTTGAAGGTAATCGTCAAGTTTCTAGGAACCAAAAATTCTATAATCTTGACGCAATTATATCTGTCGGTTACAGAGTAAATTCAACAAAAGCTACACAATTTAGAATCTGGGCGACTCAAACTTTAAAAGAATATATAATTAAAGGTTTTGTTTTAGATGATGAACGTCTAAAACAAGGACAGACCATTTTTGGCAAAGATTACTTTAAAGAATTATTGCGCAGAGTACGTTCTATTCGTACAAGTGAACGTCGAATTTACCAACAAGTAAGTGATATTTTTGCTGAATGTAGTATTGATTATGATAGAAATTCGGAGATAACTAAAAATTTCTATGCTATGGTTCAAAATAAATTCCATTTTGCTATAACCGGAAATACCGCTGCAGAAATTATCCATAAAAATGCAGATAAAACTAAAGATAATATGGGACTTACATCTTGGAAAAATGCTCCAGATGGAAGAATTATAAAGTCAGATGTGATTATTGCTAAAAACTATTTACAGGAGAAAGAAATTAGTCAATTAGAAAGAACTGTTACAGGTTATTTCGATTACATAGAAAGTTTAATTGAGAGAGAAAATACTTTTACTATGGAACAATTGGCTACAAGTGTAAATAAATTTCTTTCTTTCAATGAATACAAAATTCTAGAGGGAAAAGGAAATATATCGAAAATCCAAGCGGATAAAAAAGCGATTAAAGAATATGATGAGTTCAATAAAACTCAAAAAATAATTTCAGATTTTGACAAAGAAATTAAGCAAATCGGAAAGAAAAAATGAAATATTAAAATTGTCGCTACTTTGACTTCATAAAACAACTTATAAAAATACTAAATGAAAAATTTAATCATTTTATTTTTGGCAATATCTTCATTGAGTTGTGTCAAAAAAGTAGAAAAAATTAAAACTCCCACTTTCGTCTTTAATTATCAAGATGCAAAGAGCAGTTATACACTAAGATATTTAGGAAAAGACACGCTATATTTGAATGATCTGAAAACGAATAAAAATTATGGCACTCCGATAAATTCTGTTTTAGGAAATGAGGTTTCAAGAACCATAAACAAAATTGACAAACCAGAATATACAGAGTCTTATCAAAGTAAATCAGGAAGCGATATTACTTTTAAATTTTTAATTTTAAATGCTCGACTTTCGTCTGATGCAGTTCCTAAAAACAATAACGCGGAAAAGGACGTTTACGAAGCTGCAAAAAAATTAAATAAACTGAAAAACGATTTAAATTTTGTTCCGTCGAACAAATAACAGTAGTTCTGATGACTCAAAATAAAACTTACATACAAAATTATTGTACGATTGAAAACAACGAAATTGTTCTCAACGGAACTTCTGTATTCAAAATTGAACCAACAGATTTTGCAGATTTTGCCAAACAAGCGTATCGTAGTTTTGAAATGCAATATCCCAAGTTTTTCAAAATGGATGCTTTGAGCAAACTGGCTTTTTTAGGTTCAGAATTGCTTTTGAGTCCGATAACTTCAACAGAAGAAGAAAATAATATTGCTTTGGTTTTGGCCAATAAATCGTCAAGTTTAGATACCGATGTAAAATATCAGGAATCTATTTCAGACAAAGAAAACTATTTTCCGAGTCCAGCGGTCTTTGTTTACACGTTGCCAAATATTTGTTTGGGCGAAATAAGTATTCGTCATCAGCTAAAAAGTGAGAATTCTTTCTTTATATTTGACACCTTTAATACCGAATTTATGTCCAATTATTCTAATATTCTTCTGAATACGAATAAAGCAGATACGGTTTTGTGCGGTTGGGTAGAATTTTACAATGACAATTATAAAGCTTTTCTTTGTACGATTAGTACAACGGAAAACACAGAATTTAAAAACGAAACTATCAATACATTATATAATAAATAATCATGGAAGCATTAAAAGAAGAATTAAAAAATAAAATCATAACTACTTTAAACCTTGAAGATATCGCAGTTGAAGATATTGCTGATAACGATCCTTTGTTTGGAGACGGTTTAGGTTTAGACTCGATTGATGCACTTGAATTGATCGTGATTTTAGATAAAGATTACGGAATTAAATTAGTAGATCCGAAAGAAGGAAAAACAATTTTCCAATCTATCGAAACTATGGCGGCGTATATCAGCGCTAACAGAACGAAGTAATTGTAGATTGCAGATTTTAGATTTTAGATTTCTGAAAATCTGAAAGTCTACAACTTTGACAAAGTTCAAAATCTAAAATCTAAAATCAAAACTCTAAAATCTAAAATGGCAAAAGGTGTTGCAATAACGGGAATGGGAATTATTTCTGCGATTGGGAATTCGGTTGAGGAAAATTATCTTTCGTTGATCGAAAACAAAATCGGTATTTCTCGCATTCAAAATATTTCTACGGTTCATGCAGATTTAATCAAAGTTGGAGAAATTAAAAAAACCAACGAAGATCTTATCAATGAATTGAAGTTAAACGAGAATAATAATTTCTCCAGAACCGCTATGATTGGTACTTTAGCAGCAAAACAAGCTGTTGAAAACGCTGGCATTACCTCAATCAACGAATTTAGAACTGGACTTATTTCGGCTACTAGCGTGGGCGGAATGGACATGACAGAGAAACATTATTACGATTATTTCGAAAAACCAGAATTGGTTAAATATATCACTTGTCACGATGGCGGTGATGTTGCCGAAAAAATTGCCGAAGAATTAGGTTTAAAAGGAATGGTAACTACTATTTCTACAGCTTGCTCTTCTGCGGCAAATTCTATTATGCTGGGCGCAAGATTAATTAAAACAGGAAAATTGGATCGCGTAATTGTGGGCGGAGCTGATGCTTTGGCAAAATTTACCATCAACGGATTTAAGACTTTGATGATTCTATCTGACGATTACAACAAACCTTTCGACAATAACAGAAAAGGATTGAATCTGGGAGAAGCTGCGGCTTTTTTAGTTTTAGAATCGGATGAAATTGTGGCAAAACAAAACAAAAAAGTATTGGCAAGAGTTTCAGGTTATGGAAATGCAAATGACGCTTTTCACCAAACGGCTTCCTCAGAAAATGGAGACGGCGCTTATCTGGCCATGAAAAAAGCGTTTGAAGTTTCAGGTTTAAAACCTTCTCAAATTGACTACATCAACGTTCATGGAACCGCAACGCCAAATAACGATTTATCAGAAGGAAGAGCTTTAAGACGAATTTACGAAGAGGAAAAAGTTCCCGATTTTAGTTCAACAAAACCATTTACAGGTCACACTTTAGCGGCAGCGGCGGCAATTGAAGCTGTTTACAGTGTTTTGGCAATTCAGAATAATGTGGTTTATCCAAATCTGAATTTTGAAACCCAAATGGAAGAATTCGATTTGACTCCGCAGACTTCTATTAAAAATAAAAACATCGAACACGTTTTATCTAATTCTTTTGGGTTTGGAGGAAATTGTTCAACACTTATATTTTCAAAAAGCTAATGAAAAAAACATATATAAATGGAGTAGGCTGTATTTCGACTCAAAAAACATTTGATACTGTTTTTTTGGAAGAAGCTGTTGTAAATCATGACGAAAATGTACTCGCGATCGTTTCGCCTGCGTACAAAGAATATATTTCGCCAGCTGCAAGTCGCAGAATGGCAAAAGGCGTAAAAAACGGAATCGTAGCTTCGGCTTTGGCAATGAAAGATGCTAATATCGAAAAGGTAGATGCAATTATTACCGGAACTGGTTTAGGCTGTATTGAAGATTCTGAAAAATTCTTAAAAAGCATTTTAGATAATAAAGAAGAATTTTTAACGCCGACTTCTTTTATCCAATCTACTCATAATACGGTTGGTGCGCAAATTGCACTTTTACAGCAATGTAAAGGTTATAATTTTACTTACGTGAATGGTGCAGTTTCTTTTGAATCGGCACTTTTGGATGCTAAAATGCAAATTGAAGAAGACGAAGCTAATTCTATTTTAGTTGGTGGAGTCGATGAAAATGGCGATTATACTACTGCCCTTTTCAAATTAAACGGACGAATCAAAAAAGACAATTCTGCTCCCTATGATGTTTTAACTTCTACAACAAGCGGAGCTGTTTATGGAGAAGGCGCTAGTTTTTTTGTTTTAGAAAACGAAAGAAAAGACCATACTTACGCAGAACTTTTGGATGTTTCTATTGTAAACACTTTGGAAGTAAATGAAGTAGAATCTGAAATTAAATCATTTTTGAAATCTAATAATTTAGAAATTTCAGATATTGATGCTTTGGTTTTAGGTTTTGACGGAAATGCTTCTTTCGAAAATTATTATAGAAATCTGGCTGAAAATGCTTTTGCAAAAACACCTGTTTTGTATTACAAACATTTAAGCGGCGAATACGATACGGCTTCGGCTTTTGCTTTTTGGATGGCTTCGAAGATTTTAAAAACACAGGAAATTCCAGAAATTGTAAAAGTAAATTCGGTTGCAAAACCGACTTTTAAAACCATTTTATTGTACAATCAATTAAGCGGAAAAAATCATAGTTTTACGTTACTGTCAAAATGATAACGCATAAAAACATTACGATATTTTTTATCATTTTATTGATTCTTTTAAACTTTCTGAATCTTTATATAACGATAAATTTTCTTTGGTTTTTAGGAATCATCTTAATTTGGATTGGAATAAATGCTGTTGGTTCTTCGAGAATTTCTTCCAATTATCATGTAAAAGCTTATTGCAATAATCCTTTAGAAAAAGAAAAAAAAATCGCACTTACTTTTGATGACGGTCCAAGCGAATTTACTTTAGAAGTTTTAGCACTTCTTAAAAAATACAATGCTAAAGCCACTTTTTTCTGTATTGGGAAAAACATCGAAAAACATCCCAAAATTTTAAAACAAATTATTACCGAAGGTCATTTGGTTGGAAATCATTCTTATTCTCACTCTAAATTATTCGATTTTTACAATGAAGATAAAATAACGGATGAACTTCGTAAAACAGATGAATTGCTGGAAAAATTTACTTCCAAAAAAATAAACTTTTTTCGTCCGCCTTATGGAGTTACTACACCTTCGATTCGAAGAGCTTTAAAAATTACCGGACATAAAACAATTGGCTGGAATATTCGTTCTCTTGATGGAGGAACTAAAAATCAGGAATTAATTTTCAATCGAATTATTAAACGTGTTTCTCCCGGCGGAATTGTACTTTTGCATGATACGGGAAAACATTCTGTTTTGGTCTTGGAACAGTTTTTGCAATTTTTAAAGCAAAATAATTATCAAGTCGTTTCGACCGAAGAACTTTTGAATCTTAATGCTTATGAAATTGAACACTGATTAAGCAGTAACACGTCAAGTTAGACCTAACAGGTTTTAAAAACCTGTTAGGTCTCGCTAGAAAACTTTTAACAATCTATGAAAACTAAAATAGCTATACTAATTCTATTTATTTCAGGCAGTTTGTTCGCTCAGGAACAAAAAATGACCGATGCCGAAATTGCATCTTTCAAACAAGACGTAAATGTGGTGGCGAAAAAAATTAAAACTTTAAGTACCGATTTTGTTCAATACAAACATTTAGATTTCCTTTCGAAAGACATTGAAACTTCTGGAAAAATGGTTTTTAAAGAACCTGCTTTACTTCAATGGCAATATAAAAAACCATATAATTACAGCATCACGTTCAAAAATGGAAAAATCCTGATTAACGACGAAGGAAAGAAAAGCGCCGTTGATATTGGAAACAGCAAAATATTTGCAAGAATTAATAAATTAATAGTTGGAAGCGTAAGCGGAAATATGTTTGACGATAAAGAATTTACAATTTCATATTTTAAATTGAAAGGTCAGAATCTGGCGAAATTTATTCCGAAAGATGCGACGCTGAAAAAATACATCAAACAAATTGAACTGACTTTTGATAAAGAAGAAGCAACTGTGGTTCAAGTAAAATTATTAGAATCTTCTGAAGATTATACTAGAATTGTACTTAAAAATAAAGTGATCAATGCAAAAATCGACGATTCAGTTTTTACTAATTAATTGCTTTCTGGCAATTGTACTGGTTTCTTGCGGCTCGGTCACAAAAAACTACACGCCAAAAAAATTAGACAAAACGTCTTATACGGTTCCGTATTTCTCAGACTCAAAAACTGATTATGTTTATAAAACTAATATTTCAGTTTACGGAAATGAATTGTCTGGAATTTTCATTGCCAAAAAAATAAACGATACCACGCACAGAATTGTTTTTACAACTGAATTTGGAAATAAATTAATGGATTTTGAAATTTCTGAAACCGATTTTAAAGTCAATTCGATTGTTTCAGAATTAGATCGAAAAATCTTGATTAATACTTTAAAAGAAGATTTTAGATTGCTTTTAAAAAAGGAATATTTGATTCAGGAACAATTTGAAAATGAATCTTCTGATATTTATAAATCGGAAGACGGCAAACGTGACAATTATATTTTTATCTCCAAAGAAGATCAAAAACTAGAAAAGATCGTTCATTCTTCTAAAACAAAAGAAAAATTTACACTGCTTTTCAATTCAGAAAACAATATTTTTGCTGAAAATATTCAGATTATTCATCAAAATATTAAGCTTAAAATCGAGCTGAATTATTTTAAATCAGAATAGAAAATTAAACTAACCATAAAACTAAACTAATCCCAAGATGAAAAAAATAACTTTAATTGCATTCGTTTTATTTATCGGAATTCAGTCTTCTCAATCACAAGTAAGAGTTAGTCCAGGACTTAGAGGCGGATTGAATATTTCAACATTAACGAATATAGACGACAATAATTCAAAAACAGATTTTTATGTTGGTGGATTAGTGAACATTAAATTTAATAAATTCTTTTCGTTACAGCCAGAGATTACATACTCCAGACAAGG from Flavobacterium sp. YJ01 carries:
- a CDS encoding outer membrane lipoprotein carrier protein LolA, which translates into the protein MKTKIAILILFISGSLFAQEQKMTDAEIASFKQDVNVVAKKIKTLSTDFVQYKHLDFLSKDIETSGKMVFKEPALLQWQYKKPYNYSITFKNGKILINDEGKKSAVDIGNSKIFARINKLIVGSVSGNMFDDKEFTISYFKLKGQNLAKFIPKDATLKKYIKQIELTFDKEEATVVQVKLLESSEDYTRIVLKNKVINAKIDDSVFTN
- a CDS encoding beta-ketoacyl-[acyl-carrier-protein] synthase family protein yields the protein MAKGVAITGMGIISAIGNSVEENYLSLIENKIGISRIQNISTVHADLIKVGEIKKTNEDLINELKLNENNNFSRTAMIGTLAAKQAVENAGITSINEFRTGLISATSVGGMDMTEKHYYDYFEKPELVKYITCHDGGDVAEKIAEELGLKGMVTTISTACSSAANSIMLGARLIKTGKLDRVIVGGADALAKFTINGFKTLMILSDDYNKPFDNNRKGLNLGEAAAFLVLESDEIVAKQNKKVLARVSGYGNANDAFHQTASSENGDGAYLAMKKAFEVSGLKPSQIDYINVHGTATPNNDLSEGRALRRIYEEEKVPDFSSTKPFTGHTLAAAAAIEAVYSVLAIQNNVVYPNLNFETQMEEFDLTPQTSIKNKNIEHVLSNSFGFGGNCSTLIFSKS
- a CDS encoding polysaccharide deacetylase family protein produces the protein MITHKNITIFFIILLILLNFLNLYITINFLWFLGIILIWIGINAVGSSRISSNYHVKAYCNNPLEKEKKIALTFDDGPSEFTLEVLALLKKYNAKATFFCIGKNIEKHPKILKQIITEGHLVGNHSYSHSKLFDFYNEDKITDELRKTDELLEKFTSKKINFFRPPYGVTTPSIRRALKITGHKTIGWNIRSLDGGTKNQELIFNRIIKRVSPGGIVLLHDTGKHSVLVLEQFLQFLKQNNYQVVSTEELLNLNAYEIEH
- a CDS encoding 3-oxoacyl-ACP synthase, giving the protein MTQNKTYIQNYCTIENNEIVLNGTSVFKIEPTDFADFAKQAYRSFEMQYPKFFKMDALSKLAFLGSELLLSPITSTEEENNIALVLANKSSSLDTDVKYQESISDKENYFPSPAVFVYTLPNICLGEISIRHQLKSENSFFIFDTFNTEFMSNYSNILLNTNKADTVLCGWVEFYNDNYKAFLCTISTTENTEFKNETINTLYNK
- a CDS encoding phosphopantetheine-binding protein, giving the protein MEALKEELKNKIITTLNLEDIAVEDIADNDPLFGDGLGLDSIDALELIVILDKDYGIKLVDPKEGKTIFQSIETMAAYISANRTK
- a CDS encoding virulence RhuM family protein → MENNETKFIIYNHPSGNVRVDVFVQDETVWLTQKGMSELFDTTTQNITTHLKNIFGSGELEENSTCKEILQVQLEGNRQVSRNQKFYNLDAIISVGYRVNSTKATQFRIWATQTLKEYIIKGFVLDDERLKQGQTIFGKDYFKELLRRVRSIRTSERRIYQQVSDIFAECSIDYDRNSEITKNFYAMVQNKFHFAITGNTAAEIIHKNADKTKDNMGLTSWKNAPDGRIIKSDVIIAKNYLQEKEISQLERTVTGYFDYIESLIERENTFTMEQLATSVNKFLSFNEYKILEGKGNISKIQADKKAIKEYDEFNKTQKIISDFDKEIKQIGKKK
- a CDS encoding beta-ketoacyl synthase N-terminal-like domain-containing protein — its product is MKKTYINGVGCISTQKTFDTVFLEEAVVNHDENVLAIVSPAYKEYISPAASRRMAKGVKNGIVASALAMKDANIEKVDAIITGTGLGCIEDSEKFLKSILDNKEEFLTPTSFIQSTHNTVGAQIALLQQCKGYNFTYVNGAVSFESALLDAKMQIEEDEANSILVGGVDENGDYTTALFKLNGRIKKDNSAPYDVLTSTTSGAVYGEGASFFVLENERKDHTYAELLDVSIVNTLEVNEVESEIKSFLKSNNLEISDIDALVLGFDGNASFENYYRNLAENAFAKTPVLYYKHLSGEYDTASAFAFWMASKILKTQEIPEIVKVNSVAKPTFKTILLYNQLSGKNHSFTLLSK